The genomic stretch TTTTGCATTCGGAACATGCAAGAGTTACAAGCTGCCTCATCTTCTATCCTCTCTACTCTATAATCTCTGTGACCACACCTGCTCCCACAGTCTTCCCGCCTTCCCGTATGGCAAAGCGGAGTTCCTTCTCCAGGGCAATGGGTGTCACAAGCTCTACTGTAAGGGTCACATT from Pseudomonadota bacterium encodes the following:
- a CDS encoding elongation factor Tu; the protein is NVTLTVELVTPIALEKELRFAIREGGKTVGAGVVTEIIE